The region CGGCTTTATCGCCACCTTCGACGCCTCCCGCGTGGCCGAGGCCCGCGAGCGGGCCATGAAGATCGTCTATCCTTCGGGCGAGGTGGAGATCGACTTCCTGGCGCGGACCTTCCGCAACACCACGCCGTTCCCGCTGATCGAGGACTTCAACAACACCCCGGCCGGCAAGGACCCCCTGGGCCGCAGCGTGGCCGAGTTCCTGGCCGCCGTCCGGGGCGAAAGCCCGCGCCCGGCGGTGACCGGCGAGGAGGCCGCCCGCGCCCTGGACCTGGCCCTGGCGGTGGAGCAGGCCGCCGAAGGCTGACGCGGGGAGGGGAACCGACGATGGTCGCACATGGGGACTGGCCCGTAGATCCTGGGATCATAGGACCCTTCCTCATCGCGGTTCTGCTGGTCGAACTGACGCCTGGCCCCAATATGGGCTATCTGGCCGCCCTTTCGGCGGGGCAGGGGCGCCGGGATGGCTTCGCCGCCGTGGCCGGCGTCACGGCGGGGCTGACGGCCTATATGCTGGCCGCCGCCTTCGGCCTGACAGAGATATTCCTGGTCAGCCGCCCGCTCTACGAGGCCTTGCGATGGGCAGGGGTGGCCTTCCTGCTCTGGCTGGCCTGGGACGCCTGGAACGGCGCCTCGGACGTCGGGACCGTGGACCAGAATAGGCAGTCGCGTTGGCGGCTTTTCCTACGCGGCTTCGTCGCCAATATCCTCAATCCCAAGGCGGCGATCTTCTACATCACCCTGCTTCCCAGCTTCATCCAGGTCGATCACGCCGCTCCCCGGACCCAGGCGCTGATTTTCGGCTCGCTGCATGTCGCGGTCAGCGCCCTGGTGCATTGTTCGATCGTGCTGGGCGCGGCGAGCGCGGCCAATGTCCTGGCCAAGGCCGGGAGGGGCGGCGACCTGTCCGGATTGCGCAAGGCCATGGGCGTGGTGATCGCCCTGATCGCGGTCTGGCTCGCATGGGAGACCCGTCGCTAGAAAAGGCGAGGCTCGCCTTTGTCGTCGTCCTCATCCCACGGCGGATCATCGTCGATGACGTCCGCGAACAGGGGCAGGGCGTCCTTGGCCGGGGCGGGCGGCTTGGCGGCCTTTGGTGGGACTGATTTGGGGGTGGGACGCGGCGGCGGTGGCGCCTCCTCGAACGCATCGGCGA is a window of Caulobacter sp. NIBR2454 DNA encoding:
- a CDS encoding LysE family translocator, with protein sequence MVAHGDWPVDPGIIGPFLIAVLLVELTPGPNMGYLAALSAGQGRRDGFAAVAGVTAGLTAYMLAAAFGLTEIFLVSRPLYEALRWAGVAFLLWLAWDAWNGASDVGTVDQNRQSRWRLFLRGFVANILNPKAAIFYITLLPSFIQVDHAAPRTQALIFGSLHVAVSALVHCSIVLGAASAANVLAKAGRGGDLSGLRKAMGVVIALIAVWLAWETRR